AGGTGTCGGCATCGTGGCGCAGCGTCCTCCCGCCGGCGGCGGTGGATCCGGGAGCCGGCGGCGGTTGGACCGGCGCTTCGGCCACCGGCGGCGGCAGTCCGGGCCTTGCTTCGGGCCCCGGGATCTCGAGCGAGCGCCCATCGGCCATTTCGAGCCGGCCCGACTGGTAGTGCCAAATTCCATGCTGACGATAGAGCGAGGCGTAATACTTGCCCTTGGCCTTGCTTCCCTGGACCGACATCGAGAAGGCGGCCTTGCCCGAGCCGCCGCCGTCGGTCGAAAAATTTCCGATCGGCCAGCCGGTATCCTGAAGCTCGCCCAAATTCTGCTGGGCCACCGGGCTCTGCCGCAGGACGGTCACGGCCATTTGGGCCGGCTCCGATTCCTTCAATTGATAGAAGACGAAAAATAAGATTCCCCCGATCGTCAGGCCGAGGAGGAGGAAAAAAGCCACCGCCGCCAAGACGACGTATTTCACCCAACTGCCGTTTTGCACGGAGCCTCCTTATCCCCCTTTGAAAAAGGGGGGCAGGGGGGATTTGAAAGCCGTTGTAAAGCAATGAGGCTCGATTCCTCGGCTTTTTTCTTCCGGCAACCGCTTTAAATCCCCCTTGATCCCCCTTTTTCAAAGGGGGAGATTTCAGAAGAATCACGTCGACTATTTCGCCATATTCTGCCGAGCTGACAAGGTTTTGTCGAATTGTTAAAACCCTGGCCTCATGAGCTTGACCTTCCTCGTTGCCGCGCTTGAATCGATCTTGGTCGCCATGGGATTGGCGATCCTCGGCCCTAATGCCGAGGGACTGCATTGGGCGATCCGCTGGACCGGCCGGCTCTCCCTTTTGCTTTTTCTTTCGGCCTTTCTGGCCAGCAGCCTCCAGCGCTCGCTGCACCGGCCCTGGACCGCGGCCTTGCTCCGGCGGCGGCGCTACGTCGGACTGGCCTTCGCCGCTTCCCAATTCATTCACTTGGCCCTGATCGGCCTGGCTTACCGGCGGGCCCCGGCGACGATGGGGCCGCTCGATTTCGCCTTCTACGGCGGCGCCGTCGGCTATTTCTTCACCGGCCTGCTGGCCCTGACCTCGAACGACCGGGCCTTCCATTGGCTCGGCCCCAAGCGCTGGCGGCTTCTCCATGCCACCGGCATGGGTGTCCTCTGGCTGATTTTTTTCGTCACCTATCTCCCCGGCCTTCGCGAGGGCGGGATTCCTTTGGTCTTGCTGCTCGTCTTAGGGCTGGCCTTGGTTTTCAAGCTGACGGTAAAATTCGCCGCGAGGAAACGCTGATGGGAAAATTCCTGCCCTCGTTGATCGTCCTGATCTCCATCGCCCTGATCTCGATGGTCTCGCATTTTTATTCGGCCACCCCGCCGGAATTGGGGGCCGCGACCTTCTTCGGCCCTTGGAGCTTGCTGAAAGGCAGCTTGGCCGGCGACCCGGCCTTCCTCGACACCGTCAGGCATTTCAGCATCGAAAGAGTCGGCCTCTGGGAGAATCCGGGCTTGGCGGCGGTGATCGGCTTCAACACACTTTTCATTTTACTGATGCTGCGCAAGGCATGAGCTACTTCCAACTCTTCCTCCAAAGCTATGCCATCGAGGCCGTCTTCCTCAGCGTCCTGCTGTTCCGCAAAAGCTTGGGCCGAGTGCTTTTCCTGGTCTTGCTGGCCAATGCCCTCACCCATCCGCTGGTGGTTTTCGGCTTTATCGCCTTTCCCGACAGCAAGCTGATCGTCACCCTGCTCTTGGCCGAGACCTTCGCCATCCTGGTCGAAGGAGCTATCTATTGGAAAAAACTAAACTTATCTTGGTGGGTGGCGCTGATCTTAGCGGCTTCGGCCAACCTGTTGAGTTGGGAGCTGGGGCCCCGCCTGAGCTGGCTGGCCATGAAATATCAGTTCTATTTCTAGCCCTTAGCGCAACTTTTCCTCGCCCGGACCGACCTCTTAGCACTAAAGTTCATTTTTCTCCGAGGGACGGGCACATGGAATCAAGGGGGCTTACCGCGCCGTTTGCGGCGCGAGAGCTGGACACATCGGCATGGGGCGCAAGCGCCGTGCGTGAGATCGAATCGCTTTCTCATGAGCGGGATCCCGAGCTTTACGGCGAAGGCCTCCTCTCCTTGGCTCAGCGCTTGGCCAAGCAAGACCGGCTGGAGCCGGCTCTCCGCCTTTTCCATCACCTTCAGCAAAACAATCCCGCCGCCTCGGCAATCGCCCGGAAGGCCGGCCGCGAAATCGACGCCATCGAGGGCCGCGGCGCGATCGGCGGGCGGGTCGAGTTTTCGATCGGCCGCTTCAGCCGCGAGGCGATGAATCCGGCGCTGCTCTTCGGGATGGCCACCGCCGGCACGGTATTCCAGGTTTCACGGGCTGCCTTGCTCGGAAAGCTCTTGGGCTCGGCCCCCAGCCTCGCGACTCGCGGCTTCGGAGCCCGGGCCTTGGCCGGAAGCGCCGCTTTTGCCTTGGAAGGGCCGAGCTTCGTCGCCGCCACCCAGGGGGCCCGCTTGGCCTTGGGCGAAAATCCGGCTCCCCATTCCTCTTTCGGAAAGGAATTGGCCGGGGCCTATTTGACCTTGGGCGGCCTGAAGCTGGTGGGCTGGGGCGGCGAGCAGGCCGTCCGACTCAGCGGCGCGGGTGCCTTGGCCCGAGCCACGATTCCCCAAGCCAGCGCCTATCTGGGCCTCTTGGCCGGCCACGGCCTCGAGCACTGGACCGGGCTGCGCCAGATTTCGAGCGGCGATACTTGGCTTTTGGACTCGCTCATCACGATGGCCCAGTTGAAGGTCGGCGGCGGGCTGTCGAACGCCCTGCTCGGCCGGCGCTTCGCGAATTTTCAAAGCGGGCTCAACCTGGCGGCGGAGCAATCCATGCCCTTGCCCAAGCTGCCCAGCCTCGAGGCCCTCAGCCCCGGTTTGGCCTTCGACGCCCCCGGCATCCCCCGTTCTCAAGCTTGGCGGGAGGCCCTCCATGGGCCTTTCAAGATTCAAGGTAGCGGAAGAAAGTCTCCCTCAGGATTTTGGAATGCGGCCGACTCTTCCAACAGCTCCGCGTCCTTGAAGAGCCGCATGATTCCGGAGGGGCTGCCCCAGATGCCGCTGGAAAGATCGGATAACCCGGTGGCGGCCATCGCCGGGCTCCTCGAAAATCACATGAACCGCTTCCACCCCCAGTCGCTGGAGATCCATTACCAAGGCCGAATGATCGTCCATCGCGACCAGGAAGTGCTCAAGGCGCGACTGCGTCCGCTCTTCGAGAAAAGCGCGATTCCCCAAGGTTTTGTGGCCGTTATCGCCTTTCTCGAGGGCATGCCCAAGATCGCCTTGATCTACAAAAAGGTCAACGACCGGATGGACAGCCAGTTCACCACCCTCCGGCTACCGGACAATCAATCGAGCTCGCCCAACTTGGGCCTGGCACCTGGCTTCGGGACATCGGCCATCCGGACCCTGAGCCGTGTCGAAGACCTGCATGACCAGCTGGCCGAGATCCTCCAAACCCGTAGCCCCAAGATCAATTATGCGGGCGAGTGGCGGATTCGCGACGACATGGCACTTGCTCAAATGCTGCAAAGACCCGGCGGATTGGCGCCGGACCAAACCTTCACTCTGGCTCTCAAGGAGCGGGGGGTCCAAATCGTCTTCGAATGGAAAACCGAAAAGGGCGTGAGAAAAGTGGAATCGATCACTCAACCGATCGACTCCAGTTTCCTGAGCCTCAACAGCGCCGCCAGCAGCAGCGGCACCACGCCGCGAACGCCGGCCGTGACGCCCCATGAAGGTCGGGAACGGATTTCGGACCCGGGCCGTAGCACGCCCTTGCCGGCCGAAACCTCCGATGCCAGGGTCCATTCTTGCCCCAGCCCCAACAAGGCCCTCGAGAAGTTCCACGAGCTGCTCATCGGCGGAGATCCTTTGGCTTTTATCCCCTCGATCGAGATGCGCTCCGGCAACCTCGACGAGAGCAGCTTGGCCTTCATCGCCGAAATGCTGAGCAGCAATCCCCTGCCCAAGGGCCGAAAGGTCAACTTGGTCTGGGTGGAGCGGCCTTCCGGCTTCCTGCGGATCGAAAGCGATGAAAGCGGCAAAGTCACGGCCGAGCTGAGGGTTTTCGGCCAAGGCAGCCAAAATTACCTGCTGAAGCCTAATTTCGCGGGCGGCGAGAAGCTCGAGATGCGCTTCGTTCGCCATCGCTGAGTCCGGTGGCGCCCTCCGCTCGCGAGGGGCCCATGGGATCGAAGCCGTAAGGACAATGGCGGCAGCCGCTCTCGCAGCAGTAACCCCGCTTCAATAAATAGGCGGCGGTGAAGACCATGAAGCCGTCCTCGTTGAAATAATAATCCTTGCCGAAATGGAGATCTTCGCGGGGCATCTATGATACTCCAGGCCAGCAGCTTGCCACGAAGGCTGGCTTTTGTCCCGGCTTTGATCGAAAATCGAGCCATGGCCGAGCCCCAGGAACCGATTCGAGTTTGGAATTACCGGCTGGATGCCGAGGGCCAGCTCTGGCACGACGGCTCGGTCTTCGACGATCCCAATATCCTAAAATTCTTCATGAGGAAGATGGAGCGGCTGCCCGACGGCCGCTACTTCGCGCTCTGCCAAGGCGAGGAGTGCTATTTCGACCCCGAGGACACGGTCTACGTCGTCCAATCGCTGCGGCCGATGCCCGATAAGATCGAGCTGGTCTTCCAAGGCGGCTACCGCGAGGACCTCGACCCCCGCAGCCTCCACGTCGGCAAGGACAACGTCTTCTACTGCCGGGTCCGCGGCGGCGCCTTCGAGGCCCGTTTCAACCGCAAGCCTTATTTGGAGCTGGCCCGACAAATCGGCTATGATCCGGCCAAAAAAGAATACTTCCTCGAGCTGAACCATCGGCATTATCCCATTGCCGGCGTTTGAATTTTATCTGCAAA
This region of bacterium genomic DNA includes:
- a CDS encoding cytochrome c oxidase assembly factor Coa1 family protein is translated as MQNGSWVKYVVLAAVAFFLLLGLTIGGILFFVFYQLKESEPAQMAVTVLRQSPVAQQNLGELQDTGWPIGNFSTDGGGSGKAAFSMSVQGSKAKGKYYASLYRQHGIWHYQSGRLEMADGRSLEIPGPEARPGLPPPVAEAPVQPPPAPGSTAAGGRTLRHDADTSGWTEVAWPDQPIAFKVPATWKQLNLVRREAEFRPEDRSAYFVGNATFFDQTIPYETLFPSLLQKSANQLKRGEILGFARKDLGKALGLLEIQQRGDGQTTAVWTGYFEDERYGTVSLTLLLGAPTPADFDKAEAVLGSILESVVVK
- a CDS encoding DUF5522 domain-containing protein; its protein translation is MPREDLHFGKDYYFNEDGFMVFTAAYLLKRGYCCESGCRHCPYGFDPMGPSRAEGATGLSDGERSASRASRRPRN